A single genomic interval of Aphidius gifuensis isolate YNYX2018 linkage group LG6, ASM1490517v1, whole genome shotgun sequence harbors:
- the LOC122859580 gene encoding uncharacterized protein LOC122859580 produces MVETSDKELQEKSKNLHRQRGGIKKTLTDFTKKLKTYKSNLVSCNVGELEVVLETVRNRFASFAYIQDQLEEIDPTTESPEREPIEQNYFAAVSEARKIINKNKTNTKNTNSNDSNDNNENTSGHSFNNMNIPVPTIQIPKFDGTPEKWASFYSVFKTTIDNNNSMPKALKLYHLLSVVTDKAWSLIGHLEIDDANYNSALSILIDKYENTRRLARRHWTILRDYPHLKKDTPVGLGELVDTFRQHTKALQNLKVPVHAWDIPLTDLILSKINQNTIWQWEVTINSREIPKYTDSLNFLEQRANCADFSVHEEKQSEVTKSENEVT; encoded by the coding sequence ATGGTTGAAACAAGTGACAAagaattacaagaaaaaagtaaaaatctCCACAGACAACGTGGTGGTATAAAAAAGACACTAACTgattttacgaaaaaattaaaaacttacaAATCAAATCTAGTTTCATGTAATGTTGGTGAGCTAGAAGTAGTACTTGAAACGGTCAGAAATCGTTTTGCTTCCTTTGCATATATTCAAGATCAATTGGAAGAAATTGATCCAACAACTGAAAGCCCAGAAAGAGAACCAAttgaacaaaattattttgcagCTGTCTCAGAGGcacgtaaaataataaacaaaaataaaacaaatacaaaaaatacaaactcaAACGATTCGAatgataacaatgaaaatacaagTGGTCATTCATTTAACAATATGAATATACCAGTACCAACAATACAAATACCAAAGTTTGACGGTACACCAGAAAAATGGGCATCATTTTACAGTgtatttaaaacaacaattgacAACAACAATTCAATGCCAAAGGCTTTGAaactttatcatttattaagtGTTGTTACTGACAAAGCCTGGTCACTCATCGGCCATTTAGAAATTGACGATGCTAATTACAATAGTGCATTAtctatattaattgataaatacgAAAATACTCGTCGCTTAGCTCGTCGACATTGGACAATATTACGAGACTATCCTCATTTAAAAAAGGATACACCAGTTGGACTTGGTGAACTAGTTGATACATTTAGACAACATACTAAAGCATTACAAAATCTCAAGGTTCCCGTACATGCATGGGACATTCCATTgactgatttaattttatcaaaaattaatcaaaatacaaTTTGGCAATGGGAAGTAACAATTAATTCCCGTGAAATACCAAAATACACTgactcattaaattttttagaacaaCGTGCTAATTGTGCAGATTTTAGTGTACATGAAGAAAAACAAAGTGAAGTGACAAAGAGTGAAAACGAAGTCACCTGA